DNA sequence from the Camelus dromedarius isolate mCamDro1 chromosome 24, mCamDro1.pat, whole genome shotgun sequence genome:
AGCATGGAAGGTGGGGGAGCATCTCCCAGGGCAGGTTAAGCCgtgtcctccctccccacatGGGTTGCCGGGGAGAGCTCTGGCCCAGAGACTTCAGACGCACTTTTCTGGAGAGAACAGCACCCTGGGGCTGGCTCCCGGCAGCATCTGCCTGCGGTGGAAACTAGGAGCAAGTTCTTGGCTGGAGCCCTAGTGGTCTTTTCCCCCAGAGGCTTATCTGGGGGCGCTTTCTAGTCCCCTCCGCCTCCCCGGGCACTGGAGAAAGGGCAGCGGGAAGATGCCAGAGTGATGTAGGCAAGGCCGTGTCCCCCCCATTTGGCACTTTTTCTGCATAGCTCCCCTCTGCCTGAACCTGGGCTGCCATAGATTGTCAGGCTCGGGGGCTGGTGTTTTCTGCTCAGTGTCTgctgggggaggagaagaggcTGCTCCCAGCTTCGAGGTGAGGCCCTGGGATGGCAGGGGCCGGAGGTCACGCACTCCTGTGTCCTTCCCGCTGGCTGGGGAGGGCCGACGTGCTGCAGCCCCATGAAGGGACATCCAGTCGCGTTACCCTGCTGGGAGCCCTTCATGCTGCTCTGAGGATCCCGCTCCCCTGTCCGAGGAGGCTGAGAGACTCCCTGCTGCCTCAACCTGGCCCGCGGCCTGGCCTGCGGGAGTGTGCCTTCGGGTCCGACTGGGTCGACCTCGCTGCAGGAAGGGCGGGCGCGGcggagggaggtggaggtggggacaggagcTGGGCTGTCGGGAGGTTCCCCTTGCTTGGCTGAGTCGTGTATGTACGAAGCACTTTACGAGGCTGCAGGAACTAGTCACCGCCACACCCAGGAAACATTGTTTACAAACCATCCACATTCCGAGATTTTTATCAATGAACTTACGTGAGCGACTattattaaacatatttataaaagttGGGTCAAGTCGTGGTTTCTTTGTGTGAGAGGTTGGTGACCGTCCATCCTCTGGGAGGGAGGGTAACAGATGGGGTTTTATTCCTGGACCCCAGCTGGGCCCCCGTGTCCCCTgtgggggctggtgggagggggcaCACCCTCTAGGCCACCCCCGTGATCCCGTGGTCTGCCCACACTGATGTCGGGCCTCCCACACCAGCTGTCCACCCTGGGGTGGGCAGAGAAGCTGTCCCCTCACCCTTCGGGCCTGGGTCTCCTCCCTCTCTGTGTCTGGTGTCTCAGGTCACAGCTGGGCAGGTGTGCCAGCTCCTGGCGATGGGACCTGGCTGCCCGTGGGGGGCCCGGGGAAGGACGTTGAAATTTCCTTCCATTCAGACGTCCATTTCCTTCCATCGGTCATGCTCCAGCCTGGCCGGAAGCCCTGGCTCTGCGAGGAGCCAGGCTCGGCCCTAGACTCTGTCCACCTCACGGAGCGTATAGTCCAGGATGGTGTCGTGACCCTGGAACTTGAAGTAGCCCTGGAATTTCTTCTTTTGAAGCAGGAGGGGAAACCAGTAGCTGTCATCCGGCCACATGTCACCGAAGGGGATCTGGTCCAGGTGGAACCACTGGGGGCGCATTTCTGTGGCGGGTGAGAAGGCAGTCACTGACGTTCAGTCCGGGCTGTAACTGGCCTCCTGTGAGGCATTAACTGAGTGGCCCTGTGTAAGGAGCCTGACACTCTTCCCTATTTAATGCTTGCGACTGTGTttcatggaggaggagggaggctgtggtGCTGCTGTGCTCCAGCACCTGCCCCTCAGGGacgggaggggagggcaggggttgACAAGTGCCTGCTCTGCACCCAGGTCCCCCTCGTGCCCTGGTGAAGGGACAGCCCCTGAGACTCACCGTCGCTTTCCACGGGTGTCCCCTGGATGCTGTCTGTGTGGAAGATGTGCACGTCCATCAGCTCAGGGTCACCCACGAACTCAAACACGATCCGGCCCACCTTGTGCAGCGCGTCCACGGTCAGACCACTCTCTTCCTGCagctccctggggcaggggcggggtggTGGAAGGAAGGCAGCCGTTAGCACGCCCGTGTGCCCAGGGCCAAGGGGTCGGGGTTTGAGACAGCACAGACCTCCCTGGCCCAGCATCCTGAGTGCATCGTGTGGCAGCCCAGGGCCGGCCCAGCTCAGCTGCTTGGCGGTCCCCGGGAGGTCTGCCATGGAGCGGGACCCCCTCCCTGCGGTGGCCACGCTAGGGAATGCTGCTCTGCGGGCTGAGGCTGTAGAACTGGAGCCGGGCCCTAAGCCAAAGCCTTTCTGCCTAGAGTAATCCTGATCAAACCTCTGGTCTCTACTGTCCTTCCCAAAGGAGGGGCTGTTTTAACCTCTGCTCCACCAAGGAGCCCCCCCCTCCAACTCCGCAGGCTTACTTCATCTGCGGTTGGTTGATAGTGGCGAATGAGCGTCTCCCAGCCTCAGACCCCTTCCCCGCCCGCCCACCCACCTGTGCTTGGAGGAAGGGGTGAGAGGGCTGACCTCCCCACCCGAGCGCACCGGAACCAGGACGCCCCCCAAGGTTTGAACATGGTCACTTGGTTAGCagtactccccccaccccacccatgaaaaagaatgtggaaaataaaaagatccaaaagaacttatttacaaaacagaaacagactcagacatagaaaacaaacttctgtttaaccatggtggggagagggtggggagggataagcCGGGAGTCCGAGAGCCGCAGACACTGACTGCCGCGCGTGAGACAGACACGCGAGGTCCTGCCGTGGCGCATGGGGGGCTGTATTCAGTACCGTACAGTAACCTGCGGTGAAAACGAATGTGGGAAAAAGGCTTCCCCCATTACGTACTCATTGCGGACAATGTAGCAAACCCAGGGCCCCCTCGTCTAGCAGGAACGCTGCTCCACTGCCATGTTTTTCCTTTGGGTCGTTCTCCTTTGTGCGTCCCTTTTAAACACTGTAGACACATCACACATACGTGCACCCGTGCTTCCCACACAGCGCTGCAGGAACACAGCCAGCTCTGCGACTGCTGTGCATCAGAGTGAAACCCCATGCAGCCCATCCCCAGCCTGCTGTGGCGAGCACCCCGCACACACCCTGTGCCCCCAGCCCTCACTGCCCAGCTGCACACGCCTGGGCTGTGTCTTGCTCTGGAAGGCCTGCTCACTCAGGACCCTGGGGACCCACGAGCCCTGCACGTGTGAGGCTCAGCGTCTGTGTCTCCCGTTACAGTCTCACTTCCCCACTgccctatatttatttttgttgctgtaaaAATGTTCTAATTATGTCTGTCCATTTAGAGTTGtacgtgaaaaaaaaaacttttttttcagctTTGATCTCCAAGTTGCATTAGGAACACAACCCATGACTTCCTGTGCCTGTGAGGAGGAGCTGGGAAATGCTCTGTTCATTAAATAAGCGGGCTGGGTTAAATGGTCTTATTTAAATGGATGCCTCCCTGAGCCTGGAATCTGCCCTGACCTTCCTGTGAGGCCCAAGAGGGAGAGGAATGTGTCCATCCACTGCCAAGTGATGTTTTGAAACCCAGAATTTATTCATTGAGATGGTTAATTTACATTAGACatgaccaaaataaaaaaaaagaatgtgtgttttcACTTGGGGGGTGCAAATGGCTCCCTAATTAAATGTAATGCAAGCCCTCAGCAGGGCCTCCCCCACATCTCAGGCAGCAGGTTGGcggatcttatttttttaaaaacttcactgATCTCATGTTTTGACTAATTTTGGTTAATCATCCCCGAGTCCGTGGCAGTGTATGAAATATCAATAACCCCCTTGGTGGCAGAGCCGGGGCTCCGTTTCATGGGCCGGGATAATTAGGCAGCTGAGGTGACGCTGCTCCAGTCTTGCTAATGTGTCGGACTGCACCTCTGTGATGGTCCCCAGATGGCAGACGCAGAACAGGGCGAGGAGTTCATAAACAAACCAcgacaacccagtccaaaaatgggcaaagacctaaacaagcattctccaatgaagacatacacatgTCCAAaaggcacacgaaaaaatgctcagtatcgctaattatcagagaaatgcaaatcagaactacgaGGCATCACCTCccaccaggcagaatggccaccatccaaaagtccacaaatgagaaacgctggagaggctgtgcagaCAAGGGAGCACTCCCGCACTGcaggtgggagtgcagtttggtgcagccactgtggggaACAGTGTGCAGAGTCcccaaaagactaaaattagacttactctagggcaaccactaaaaaagcttaaaaaaaaaaaggagtacaACTGATATgctaaaggagagaaaatggaatcgtgtgaaatgttcaattaaaacgccaaaaggaagaaaaagagtggaagacaaaagcaggaaaaaagaaccaggacaacaaacagaaaacagtggTGATTATGGTAGATGCTAACCCAGCTACATTAATAATCACTTTGTCAGTGGTCTAAATGCTCCACTTCAAAGACagattgtcagagtggatcaAAAACAAGACACAACTCTAAGCTGTCTATAAGAAATTCACTTTGAATATAAAGGTTAAAAGTACAAAGATCAAAAAATATAGATTAAACGTAaattggtggggagggtagagctcagtggtagagcgcgtgcttagcatgcacgaggtcctgggttcagtccgcAGCACCTCCAttcaaacaagcaagcaagcaagctaattacctccccctaccaaggaaccaagaaagagaaactattaaaaaaaaaaaaaaaagtgaatcagTGGAGGAAAATACACCaggctaacactaatcaaaagaaaggagCAGTAGCTGTAGTAACTTCAGACCAAGCAGATTTCAAAGCAAGGAAAGTTATCTTTATCCCTAAGAGGGACATCCCAAAGCGATAAAGGAGTTCTCCCGGATGTAACCCTTAACATGTATGCAACGAAAAGCAGCATCAAAATAGCGAGGTAAAATTTAGTGTAACTGCCAGGAAAGCAGACGAATCCGCTGTCATAGCTGGAGACTTCAAGCAGGAATTCAGTAAGGACACAGtgaaatatgcaaagaactaCAAAGCAGTAAGAAAAAGGCACCCGGATTAACAGACCGGGCAAAAGACTTGAGCGGGCCTTGGCAGAAACAGACGCCCAAGCGCCACACAGACCCTGAGCGGGTGGCTGGCTCATCAGTCACTGGGGCAAACAAATGAAGCCTCAGCGAGGCATCGTCACACCTACCGGGATGGCTAACGTGAAGGAGATGGGAGACGCCAAGTGCTGCTGCGGGTCTGGAGGGAGCAGAACTCACACTCCGTTCTGGAAACCTGTTGGCAACATCTGCTGAGGCTGAACATCTCTAATTCTCCTCCAAGGGGAGCGCCCGCCAGAAAAGGCTGTGCAGGACCGTCCACAGTGGCCCCATTCAAGACTCCAGACCGGAAGCAGCCCCAGTGCCCTGGGGCGGGGTGTGCGAGCTGCAGGGTGCTCACGGGCGGGGCTGGACCACTGCTGCAGGCAGATGTGATGCTGGGAAGAAGCCGGCAGCAAAGGGCACAGTCTGCGTGGTATTTCGGAATAGGCCAAACCGCCAACTGTGACGGAAGTCGGGGGGCAGGCTGCCCTCTGGGGGGCAGGATCCACCCTCCAGCCCCACGTCTTGATGTAAGGGCTGGTTAAGTGATGGCCCATTTCTTAAAACTTTCCCGATGAAGACTGGCATTTTCCTGTACGCACTTTATGCTTCAATACAGGCttgacttagaaaataaaatgtcttcagtTCCAGCCTCACGAGCACCCCTGGGGGAATGTCGGATGGAGGGAATAACCAGGTGTGACCAGAAAGGTGGGAGTTCTGTGAAGGAAACCCAGGGAGGGGGTTTATCGGGAAGAGCTGGCGGAGGTGAGCCTGCTCGGCTGTGAAGGCTGACGAAGGTCAGCCAGAGGAAGAGTGGGTGGGCAGCAACAGCCTGGGGTGTctgaggggcagggatgggaagAGGGGGCGAGGCCACACCCTGTGGAGCTCAGTGGATGACACAGGAGGTTGGATTTACCCATACAAGCTTGTGAGGGGAAAGGCAAAGCAGCTGAAGTCGGGagggctgtgtgacctctggGCATGctgctcaacctctctgggcctcagttccttccCATGGGAAAGTGGTTGTGTCAAGGATGAACCGAGACTGTGTGTGAGAGGTTCCAGATCTGCTCATCATCAGTTTCCCCGACAAACGAAGAAGCTGAGGGACCGGCCAGCCCCTTGGCTAGAAAAAGGAAGGCCAGACTTTTCAACCCGAGCCACCTCACGGCAGCTTCCCAAATACGTCCTAAAACCCACCACCACGCAGCAGCAGGTAACTCAGCACAGGCCACATGCCAGGCCCCATTCCAGTCCTTTATCTGCATattctcatttaaccttcaccaTGATCCTaagaggtgggtactattattattcccactttgcagatgaagaaactgaggtttgagGGTTTAGTACGAGTTCCAGGTCATGTGGCTCTCAGTGGTAGAATCAGGGGCCTGGCTCTGCGCCTGAATCCCCATCCCCTGCAGAGGCTGGTTCTGCGGGcaggcctgcccctccccttACCTCTTGGCTCCATCCTCGATGGTCTCTCCTTCTTGAACCTTGCCCCCGAAGCCATTCCACCGGCCGGCCCCGAAGCCTCGTTTCTTCATGCCCAGGAGAATTCGCTGAGGCTGCAGCACCAGGACCAAGGTGTAGAGCCTGGAGGCGCCCATGGTGCCCTTGGGTTCTGAGGAAGGCAAGGGCTGGGTCAGCTTGATTTGGGCGTGGGCGGGGTGTGGATGGAAGCCTGTGCACTGTGGTGGCCAGGGGCCGGGTGGACTGGAAATGTActctggaaggcagggaggggtaacatcccagctctgccccataTGGCAGATTTTCTGGGGTAGGAAAGCCAGGCCACCTGCTGGGCTGAAGCAGCAGGTAAGGTGATGTACACatcttcccttccccactccttAGCCTGGGGTCGTTCGTGTTCCTGTGTCTAGTCCCCTGTGCCCAACTGTGCAGTTTACCCAACGGTTCTTGGGTCAGGTTTTTGGCTTTGGCCTTTTTATTACAGGGCCTTCTGGCCTGTTGGGATCTGGTTTCTGCCTCTCTGCGATAGCAGACCCCCAGATTCCCAAGCAATGCATAGCTCCTGACAGCGGAGAGTCCACCCAGTGAGGCCTGGCTAAATCCCCCTCCTGTGACAGGTGTTCACACTCTGCTCACGACTGTTGCTGCTCTGCGACCTGGCACTCAGGGTGAGCCTTGGAGCCACAAAGGCCCCTCCTGCTCGAATGGGCATGCGTGGTCCAGAGAGGGACTGTGTGGGTGATGTCTGTTCGATGCTGGAGGACCAGGACCAAGTTCCCTGCAGATCCCCTTCCCAGTCTGGGGCCTCCTGAACACAAGTCTCCTCCTCTGGGGCCCACACTGGGTGAGAGGCAGGACTCAGGGCCCGGGAGGCTGCAGTGTCTGAGAAGGGGGCCCTATGGCTGGGTcctggtggagggggtgggtCAGGCAGGAGAAGCAAGTCTCGGAGGCTGAACCTCCCTTTAGGGACTCTGTCCTGTCGCCGACACGTTCACGCCCAAAGCCCTGGCTTCCTAAGTCAGCTGTCACGGAGATGAGGCTGCGGGGAACACCAGCTGTCACTTGTTAAGCACGGATCGGATACAACTTTCCCAAAATCACCCCATTTAATAGACCCGACAACGCTGTGCGCTGAGACCTGCCGTCTCCATTCTCAGccgaggaaactgaagctcagagactcAAGGCCCAAGAGCGGAGCCGGCGCCCAGGCGTGGGTCTGCCGGACGTTGGAGTCTAGCTGGCACCGCAATCAGGCTGGTCCTCAGGGAGCCCACCTAacgccaggggctgggaggctggcagcagggctgggcagccCCCTCGTCAGCCGAGCGGCCCCTGACGGAGCCATCTGTCACCTGAAGCGCGTCACAGGTCTGAAAGGGACAACACAGTGCAGCGCCGGGCTGGGCTCCGCTCTCGGGACCGTGGTGGATGCAGGTTCTCCGGCAGCCCCTCCCAGGCGCCCCCTCCCGGCCCCAGGCCCACCTCCGGTGGCCTGGCTCCACGCGCACCTGGTCTCTCGCTCCCGCACTCACCTGGTCCCGGGTTCCGCGCGCGCTTTCCGAATCCGCGAGCCGCTTCCGGGGGCGTGGCCTCGGGCCGGAAGTGAGGCCGCACTTCCGGTGTGTGGAGCGGGCCGGCGTCCATGGCGGGGTGAGTGGGGCGGCAAGAGGGGCGGTCGGTGGGCGTGGTGGCGGGCACTTACGGAGCACCTACTGCATGCGTGCGGGAGGCGGAGGGCCAGGGACCGGCCCACGTCTCCGGTCCCAAAGGGGGTGCAGCGCCCACTTCGTCCAGGCCCTGACACGGTCAGCCCCGGCCAGGTGACTAGGGGAGACCTGCCAACACGGAGTGGACAGTCGGCTAAGGCTCCCGAGAAGCGACGGGGGGCAGAGAGCTGGAGGGGGCCTTGGAGACAGGGGCCGGGGAGGTGGGCGATGCAGGCGGAGGGCCTTGGAGAGAGGGGCCGGGGAGGTGGGCGATGCAGGCCGGGGGCcttggagagaggggctggggaggtgggcgaTGCAGGCGGAGGGCcttggagagaggggctggggaggtgggcagtaCAGGTGGAGGTGACGCAAACCCCACTTTTCCAAAGATACTTGGAAATTTCCCTTCAATTACACACAGGTTGAGGTCAGTTTTAATAAGAATTGTGACAGGTAGATCGGACTCTGCTAGCCATGGGACTGACTAAGGCAAGGATCTGTCCTCCTGGGGGTTTGTCCAAGTCTCTCAGAGCCTGGtgaaactttgttttactttcatgAGTTTTGTCAGTTGTTAACCAGTACTGGGAAATTTTTGGTTGATAGAAGCAAGGTGACTGTCATTAATGCTTGAgttttccttctgaaaaaaaCTTCAGGAGAGGAAAGATACCTCTTGACTGAAGGGGTGCTGCCTTCTGGTTAGTGTGCTCGGGCTGCTATAACCAGGCAccccaggctgggtggcttaacaAGCAGAAGTTCACTGGCTCAACAGTCTGAGGGTGGGAATCGGAAGCCCAGCTGTCAGCGGGGTTGGTctctctgaggcctc
Encoded proteins:
- the NUDT1 gene encoding oxidized purine nucleoside triphosphate hydrolase translates to MGASRLYTLVLVLQPQRILLGMKKRGFGAGRWNGFGGKVQEGETIEDGAKRELQEESGLTVDALHKVGRIVFEFVGDPELMDVHIFHTDSIQGTPVESDEMRPQWFHLDQIPFGDMWPDDSYWFPLLLQKKKFQGYFKFQGHDTILDYTLREVDRV